A single Cottoperca gobio chromosome 5, fCotGob3.1, whole genome shotgun sequence DNA region contains:
- the nab2 gene encoding NGFI-A-binding protein 2 isoform X1 codes for MSMPRTLGELQLYRVLQRANLLAYYETFIQQGGDDVQQLCEAAEEEFLEIMALVGMATKPLHVRRLQKALRDWAANPALFSQPVSSIPLGGIPLFKVDGTGTGGSAGGPRKSVSNGQPGSPCEREDRACLTPMHSGSPRSPCSQASPQQPDSHYREKLSPMDPHWLSPEPDGHYTMASGMEEESPSPPLLSTYPPGPSTSPSPSASFASAALSAWPGGQLDGETARAVVESVDRLLRTLPRSDAAEVKTLLRMNKKMAKTVGHIFKMGSQDVNKEEEIRKYSLIYGRFDSKRREGKQLTHHELIINEAAAQFCMRDNALLLRRVELFSLARQVARKCAYTSTLKHARTNADENILLSQKRARHEVIVPESVSSLLGVEISEGLTQRADDDSLSAESLDSVSHDIGSQCNQSPSPRPHTDTSNPANWSRHLIQQTLMDEGLRLARMVSHDRAGKISLGSERTHCTDHDGKVERRSSITACRSSSPCITKDDSNTRGK; via the exons ATGTCAATGCCACGCACACTTGGGGAGTTGCAGCTCTATCGGGTGCTGCAGAGGGCCAACCTGCTGGCCTATTATGAAACCTTCATCCAGCAGGGTGGTGATGAtgtgcagcagctctgtgaggcagcagaggaggagtTTCTTGAAATCATGGCACTAGTTGGCATGGCCACCAAGCCACTGCATGTGCGTAGGCTCCAGAAGGCCCTCCGAGACTGGGCGGCAAACCCTGCTCTTTTCAGCCAGCCCGTCTCTAGCATTCCTCTAGGGGGCATCCCACTGTTCAAAGTGGACGGGACGGGCACTGGTGGATCAGCAGGTGGGCCCAGGAAGTCTGTGAGCAACGGTCAGCCGGGGTCACCCTGCGAAAGGGAAGATCGGGCGTGTCTTACTCCAATGCACAGTGGGAGTCCAAGAAGCCCTTGCTCCCAGGCCTCCCCACAGCAACCAGACTCACACTACAGGGAAAAACTGTCCCCCATGGACCCACACTGGCTCAGTCCAGAGCCTGATGGGCACTACACTATGGCATCTGGAATGGAGGAGGAGTCGCCCAGCCCACCTCTGCTGTCAACGTATCCTCCAGGTCCCTCCACATCTCCTAGCCCCTCCGCTTCTTTTGCCTCAGCGGCCCTGTCCGCCTGGCCCGGAGGACAGCTGGACGGGGAGACAGCGAGGGCGGTGGTGGAGAGCGTTGACAGGCTCCTCAGGACCCTGCCCAGGTCAGATGCTGCAGAGGTGAAGACTCTGCTTAGGATGAATAAGAAGATGGCAAAGACTGTGGGACACATCTTCAAAATGGGGTCCCAGGATgtgaacaaagaagaagagatcCGGAAGTACAGTCTCATTTATGGACGCTTTGACtccaagaggagagaggggaagcaGCTCACACATCATGAG TTGATCATCAATGAAGCTGCAGCCCAGTTCTGTATGCGCGACAATGCCCTTTTGCTGAGACGGGTGGAGCTCTTTTCCTTGGCTCGGCAGGTGGCGAGAAAATGTGCCTACACCTCCACACTAAAGCATGCAAG gacaAATGCAGATGAGAACATTCTACTGTCCCAGAAGAGAGCGAGACACGAG GTAATCGTGCCTGAGAGTGTGTCATCACTTCTCGGAGTGGAGATCTCAGAGGGCTTGACCCAGAGGGCAGACGATGACAGCTTATCTGCAGAAAGCCTCGACAGTGTATCGCATG ACATCGGCTCACAGTGCAACCAGTCTCCATCCCCCCGTCCCCACACCGACACGTCCAACCCTGCCAACTGGAGTCGCCATCTCATACAGCAAACGCTAATGGACGAAGGGCTGCGATTGGCTCGGATGGTGTCACATGATCGGGCTGGCAAGATCAGCCTAGGGTCAGAACGAACTCACTGTACAG ACCATGACGGTAAAGTGGAGAGGCGGAGCTCGATAACAGCGTGCAGGAGCAGCAGCCCTTGCATCACCAAAGACGACTCTAATACCCGAGGGAAATGA
- the nab2 gene encoding NGFI-A-binding protein 2 isoform X2, producing the protein MSMPRTLGELQLYRVLQRANLLAYYETFIQQGGDDVQQLCEAAEEEFLEIMALVGMATKPLHVRRLQKALRDWAANPALFSQPVSSIPLGGIPLFKVDGTGTGGSAGGPRKSVSNGQPGSPCEREDRACLTPMHSGSPRSPCSQASPQQPDSHYREKLSPMDPHWLSPEPDGHYTMASGMEEESPSPPLLSTYPPGPSTSPSPSASFASAALSAWPGGQLDGETARAVVESVDRLLRTLPRSDAAEVKTLLRMNKKMAKTVGHIFKMGSQDVNKEEEIRKYSLIYGRFDSKRREGKQLTHHELIINEAAAQFCMRDNALLLRRVELFSLARQVARKCAYTSTLKHARTNADENILLSQKRARHEVIVPESVSSLLGVEISEGLTQRADDDSLSAESLDSVSHDHDGKVERRSSITACRSSSPCITKDDSNTRGK; encoded by the exons ATGTCAATGCCACGCACACTTGGGGAGTTGCAGCTCTATCGGGTGCTGCAGAGGGCCAACCTGCTGGCCTATTATGAAACCTTCATCCAGCAGGGTGGTGATGAtgtgcagcagctctgtgaggcagcagaggaggagtTTCTTGAAATCATGGCACTAGTTGGCATGGCCACCAAGCCACTGCATGTGCGTAGGCTCCAGAAGGCCCTCCGAGACTGGGCGGCAAACCCTGCTCTTTTCAGCCAGCCCGTCTCTAGCATTCCTCTAGGGGGCATCCCACTGTTCAAAGTGGACGGGACGGGCACTGGTGGATCAGCAGGTGGGCCCAGGAAGTCTGTGAGCAACGGTCAGCCGGGGTCACCCTGCGAAAGGGAAGATCGGGCGTGTCTTACTCCAATGCACAGTGGGAGTCCAAGAAGCCCTTGCTCCCAGGCCTCCCCACAGCAACCAGACTCACACTACAGGGAAAAACTGTCCCCCATGGACCCACACTGGCTCAGTCCAGAGCCTGATGGGCACTACACTATGGCATCTGGAATGGAGGAGGAGTCGCCCAGCCCACCTCTGCTGTCAACGTATCCTCCAGGTCCCTCCACATCTCCTAGCCCCTCCGCTTCTTTTGCCTCAGCGGCCCTGTCCGCCTGGCCCGGAGGACAGCTGGACGGGGAGACAGCGAGGGCGGTGGTGGAGAGCGTTGACAGGCTCCTCAGGACCCTGCCCAGGTCAGATGCTGCAGAGGTGAAGACTCTGCTTAGGATGAATAAGAAGATGGCAAAGACTGTGGGACACATCTTCAAAATGGGGTCCCAGGATgtgaacaaagaagaagagatcCGGAAGTACAGTCTCATTTATGGACGCTTTGACtccaagaggagagaggggaagcaGCTCACACATCATGAG TTGATCATCAATGAAGCTGCAGCCCAGTTCTGTATGCGCGACAATGCCCTTTTGCTGAGACGGGTGGAGCTCTTTTCCTTGGCTCGGCAGGTGGCGAGAAAATGTGCCTACACCTCCACACTAAAGCATGCAAG gacaAATGCAGATGAGAACATTCTACTGTCCCAGAAGAGAGCGAGACACGAG GTAATCGTGCCTGAGAGTGTGTCATCACTTCTCGGAGTGGAGATCTCAGAGGGCTTGACCCAGAGGGCAGACGATGACAGCTTATCTGCAGAAAGCCTCGACAGTGTATCGCATG ACCATGACGGTAAAGTGGAGAGGCGGAGCTCGATAACAGCGTGCAGGAGCAGCAGCCCTTGCATCACCAAAGACGACTCTAATACCCGAGGGAAATGA